A stretch of Gloeocapsopsis sp. IPPAS B-1203 DNA encodes these proteins:
- a CDS encoding glycosyltransferase, producing the protein MKVLISAYSCEPGRGSERGVGWNVAREVAKHHEVWVLTRTDESKDAIEAELAANPVPNLHFVYFTLPFWQDSLRWGQSGAMQLHYYLWQIQAYFVGRKLHKEIGFDIVHHVTFVRYSSPSFLSLLPIPFIWGPVGGGESAPLSFWTDFNRKNKLYESLRWAWRAIGELDPFTHLTAQRSAIAYATTEDTAKQLRKLGASHVERLSESGMSQLEIEQLSQCPPPTGSSVRFINIARLLHWKGIHLGLRAFAQANLPDAEYWILGEGPELGRLQALSKNLGIAEQVKFFGLLPREEVLLKLGQCSILVHPSLHDSGGWVPLEAMASGRPILCLDLGGPSQLVTSEIGIKVPAHSPEQAVNDLAQAMVRLAKDKNLRLQMGQAGQQKVKNYYSWEAKGKFLAHVYKDIDSVMPTCLTDKSLSS; encoded by the coding sequence ATGAAGGTACTCATATCCGCTTATTCATGTGAACCAGGTAGAGGATCAGAAAGAGGTGTTGGTTGGAATGTGGCGCGGGAAGTCGCTAAACATCATGAAGTTTGGGTATTGACTAGAACCGACGAAAGTAAGGATGCAATTGAAGCTGAATTAGCAGCTAATCCAGTACCTAATCTGCATTTTGTCTATTTCACACTTCCCTTTTGGCAAGATAGTTTGCGTTGGGGACAATCTGGTGCTATGCAACTTCACTACTACCTCTGGCAAATCCAAGCATATTTTGTCGGACGGAAACTTCACAAAGAGATTGGCTTCGATATCGTCCACCATGTCACTTTTGTGCGCTACTCCTCTCCTAGTTTCCTATCTCTTCTACCAATTCCATTTATCTGGGGTCCGGTAGGAGGTGGTGAGTCGGCTCCGTTGTCATTTTGGACTGATTTTAATAGGAAAAATAAGCTCTATGAGTCGTTACGTTGGGCATGGCGAGCAATTGGAGAACTAGATCCGTTTACTCATCTGACGGCTCAACGAAGTGCGATCGCATATGCGACTACTGAAGATACCGCGAAACAACTACGCAAGTTGGGAGCATCCCATGTCGAGCGATTGTCTGAATCAGGAATGTCACAACTAGAGATCGAACAACTTAGTCAGTGCCCACCCCCAACAGGTTCTTCAGTTCGATTTATCAACATCGCTCGTCTACTCCACTGGAAAGGAATTCATTTAGGACTGCGGGCATTTGCTCAGGCAAATCTCCCCGATGCTGAGTACTGGATTTTAGGTGAAGGACCTGAGTTAGGACGATTGCAAGCACTCTCCAAAAATTTGGGGATTGCCGAGCAAGTGAAGTTTTTCGGACTGTTGCCACGTGAGGAAGTTTTGCTCAAGTTAGGGCAATGTTCTATTTTAGTACATCCTAGCCTGCATGATTCAGGAGGATGGGTTCCTCTGGAGGCAATGGCGTCTGGTAGACCTATTCTTTGTCTGGATTTGGGTGGACCGTCACAATTGGTCACATCGGAAATTGGCATTAAAGTTCCGGCACATAGTCCAGAACAGGCTGTTAACGATCTCGCACAAGCTATGGTTAGGCTTGCTAAAGACAAGAACTTGCGTTTACAAATGGGACAAGCAGGACAACAGAAAGTCAAAAATTATTATAGTTGGGAAGCAAAGGGCAAGTTTCTAGCCCATGTCTACAAAGATATAGATAGTGTGATGCCAACTTGTTTAACTGACAAATCACTGTCTTCTTAA